A single region of the Vicia villosa cultivar HV-30 ecotype Madison, WI linkage group LG4, Vvil1.0, whole genome shotgun sequence genome encodes:
- the LOC131594686 gene encoding uncharacterized protein LOC131594686 yields MAPIRSTGFVDPGWDHGIAQDERKKKVRCNYCGKVVSGGIYRLKQHLARVSGEVTYCEKAPEEVYLKMKENLEGCRSNKKQKQVDAQAYMNFHSNDDEDDEEQVGCRSKGRQLMVERNASVNLTPLRSLGYIDPGWEHGVAQDERKKKVKCSYCEKVVSGGINRFKQHLARIPGEVAPCKSAPEEVYLKIKDNMKWHRTGKRHRHPEGKELLAFYSKSDNDDEEYEQPEDTLHHINKEALIDIDRRYSKDTEKTFKGMSTGPEPVLRRSKLDSFYRKPPTNQTPTTYKHLKVKTGSSTKKLRKEVISSICKFFCHAGIPLQAADSIYFHKMLEMAGQYGQGLVCPPSQVISSRFLQEEINSIKNYLIEYKASWAITGCSVLADSWRDTQGRTIINFLVSCPHGVYFVSSVDATNVVEDAPYLFKLLDKVVEEIGEENVVQVITENTPNYKAAGKMLEERRRNLFWTPCATYCFNQVLEDFMKIKFVEECMEKGQKITKLIYNQIWLLNLMKSEFTQGKDLLRPAGTQCASSFATLLSLLDHRVSLRRMFLSNKWMSSRFSSSSEGKEVQRIVLNVTFWKKMQYVRKSVEPILQVIQKLSSGESLSMPFLYNDLYRARLAIKFGLGDDARKYEPFLKVIDRHCNSLFCHPLYKAAYFLNPSYRYRQDFAAHSEVVRGLNECIVRLDLDSMRRISASMQIAHYNSAQDDFGTELAISTRTDLEPAAWWQQHGISCLELQRIAVRILSQTCSSFACEHDSSMYDQIYNKRKNRLSQKKLNDIMYVHYNLRLRECQVRKRSRESKSTSVDNVLQEHLLGDWIVDTAAQSSDVDKNIPFGVELDDEYENDSIDYEDGGAARHLKGSLELMTMADGAVGSSDADHANIDGATDDESDLNYFDDDLSE; encoded by the exons ATGGCTCCAATACGTTCCACTGGATTTGTTGATCCCGGTTGGGATCATGGTATTGCTCAAGATGAGCGCAAAAAGAAGGTTAGATGTAATTACTGTGGGAAAGTTGTTAGTGGTGGGATATACAGATTAAAACAGCATTTAGCTCGAGTTTCTGGTGAAGTAACGTACTGTGAAAAGGCTCCAGAGGAAGTCTAtcttaaaatgaaggaaaatctgGAAGGGTGTCGTTCCAATAAGAAACAAAAGCAGGTTGATGCGCAGGCATATATGAATTTCCACTCTAATGACGATGAAGACGATGAAGAGCAAGTTGGGTGTAGAAGTAAAGGGAGGCAGTTGATGGTTGAAAGGAATGCGTCTGTAAATTTGACTCCTCTTCGGTCTTTAGGATATATTGACCCAGGTTGGGAACATGGTGTTGCTCAGgatgagagaaagaaaaaagttAAATGCAGTTACTGTGAGAAAGTTGTCAGTGGAGGTATTAATAGGTTTAAACAACATTTGGCTAGAATTCCTGGAGAGGTAGCACCTTGTAAAAGTGCTCCAGAAGAAGTTTATCTTAAAATTAAAGATAATATGAAATGGCATCGCACTGGAAAGAGACATAGGCATCCTGAGGGTAAGGAACTGTTGGCTTTCTACTCGAAGTCCGATAATGATGATGAGGAATACGAGCAACCGGAAGATACTTTGCATCATATAAACAAGGAAGCTTTGATTGATATTGATAGGAGATACTCCAAAGATACAGAAAAGACCTTCAAGGGAATGTCCACTGGCCCAGAACCAGTATTGAGAAGATCGAAATTAGATAGTTTTTACCGGAAACCTCCCACGAATCAGACTCCTACAActtacaaacatttaaaagttaaGACAGGGTCGTCCACAAAGAAATTACGCAAGGAAGTTATTTCCTCAATATGCAAGTTCTTTTGCCATGCTGGAATTCCTTTACAGGCTGCTGACTccatatattttcataaaatgctGGAAATGGCCGGTCAATATGGACAAGGACTGGTATGCCCGCCCAGCCAAGTTATTTCTAGTCGCTTTTTGCAGGAGGAAATCAATTCCATTAAGAATTACCTTATTGAATATAAGGCTTCCTGGGCAATCACTGGTTGTTCTGTACTGGCTGATAGTTGGAGAGATACCCAGGGTAGGACAATTATAAACTTTCTTGTTTCATGTCCTCACGGTGTATACTTTGTTTCATCAGTTGATGCCACTAATGTCGTAGAAGATGCACCATATTTATTTAAGCTTCTGGACAAAGTAGTGGAAGAAATAGGTGAGGAAAATGTAGTGCAG GTAATCACTGAAAATACTCCTAACTATAAAGCTGCAGGGAAAATGCTTGAAGAGAGGAGAAGAAATTTGTTTTGGACTCCTTGCGCTACCTACTGTTTTAATCAAGTGCTTGAAGATTTCATGAAGATAAAATTTGTAGAAGAGTGCATGGAAAAGGGCCAAAAAATTACAAAACTAATATACAATCAAATATGGTTGTTAAATCTTATGAAAAGTGAATTTACCCAGGGAAAGGATCTTCTTAGACCAGCCGGCACCCAGTGTGCTTCTAGCTTTGCTACATTGCTGAGTTTGTTGGATCATCGAGTTAGTCTCAGACGAATGTTTCTTTCAAACAAATGGATGTCATCCAGGTTCTCCAGCTCAAGTGAGGGGAAAGAGGTGCAAAGAATTGTTCTGAATGTTACATTTTGGAAGAAAATGCAGTATGTGAGGAAGTCAGTGGAACCCATTTTGCAAGTGATTCAAAAGCTGTCTAGTGGCGAGAGCTTGTCAATGCCATTTTTATATAACGACTTGTACAGGGCAAGACTTGCAATCAAATTTGGTCTTGGCGATGATGCACGTAAATATGAACCATTCTTGAAGGTGATAGACAGGCATTGTAACTCTCTGTTCTGTCATCCTCTTTACAAGGCTGCTTACTTCTTGAATCCATCATACCGATACCGTCAGGATTTTGCTGCG CATTCTGAGGTAGTACGAGGGCTGAATGAATGCATTGTTCGGCTAGATCTAGATAGTATGAGACGAATATCTGCATCTATGCAA ATTGCTCAttataattctgcacaagatgaTTTTGGAACTGAATTGGCAATTAGCACAAGAACAGATCTTGAACCAG CTGCTTGGTGGCAACAGCATGGAATAAGTTGCTTAGAGTTGCAAAGAATAGCCGTGCGTATATTAAGTCAGACATGCTCATCTTTTGCATGTGAGCATGATTCAAGTATGTATGATCAGATATATAACAAAAGAAAAAATCGTCTATCTCAGAAGAAACTTAACGACATTATGTACGTTCACTATAACTTACGCCTTAGAGAATGCCAAGTAAGGAAAAGGTCCAGGGAGTCAAAGTCAACATCTGTTGACAATGTTTTACAAGAGCATTTACTTGGTGACTGGATAGTTGATACCGCTGCACAAAGCTCCGATGTTGATAAG AATATCCCTTTCGGAGTTGAATTAGACGATGAATATGAAAATGATTCAATTGACTATGAAGATGGTGGAGCTGCAAGACATCTAAAGGGTTCCCTTGAACTGATGACTATGGCTGACGGAGCAGTAGGATCATCAGATGCAGATCATGCTAACATCGATGGAGCCACTGACGATGAGTCGGATCTGAATTATTTTGACGATGATTTAAGCGAGTAA